In the genome of Carassius carassius chromosome 12, fCarCar2.1, whole genome shotgun sequence, the window TGAATCTCATATTGGAGGTCtacaaaaatagattttattaatgtaacagaaacaaaacattttataagGTCATTATGCTTAAATGtttgtatttgatttttattCTACATTCACCATAATTACTGTTGTAATATTACATACATCagtgctgtcttttttttttgtctttgatgTCAGCTAGTTCGATAATGCTTATATTTTGGCCTTTTGGTCTTTGACCCTATTCTGAATTCAAATTTCTGCATGTTCAGCATTTTGCCACGAGACACCCAAAATATAGAATGAaagtgtatctaaatgtataagAAAGACTAAAACAATAGAGGCTTATATTAAAATGTCATGTATTGTAAACCTTTTTTTTGCGCTCAAAGACAGTCACTCTTTAAAAGTCATGATGGGTCTCTTGAGGCATCAGTTGTTTATGTCAGTATCATTGCCACATGGCACACTTACCACACAAACAGACCAATCAAGAGCTTGCTGAGGGATAGTAACCCACTATGACTGATTAAACCGAGGGAACGAAAAAGTTGCATATGCCACAGTGCACACACCTATCTGAGTAAAGACAGTAAGTAAGACGGTAAGAAAGCATTTAAAAGAAACAGTGTAGTTGTAGCTGCAAAAGATTACAAAATAGTAATGTGGAAATAAACTGTCAAGCtcacatgtatttatttacacatgGATGTGCTTATTCAAAACCAAtcatcaaagggtgacaattctTTTTACTCCAGCCAGCAGGACCAGGTGCCTGAAATGCCGATTGTGTCTAGCCCTTAGcggtttttaattttagtaagaTGAAGTATGATTTCACAATATACTCTTCCCCTTAaaaaatttctttttaatttaaaatagaaaatataataaaCTTAGCAAGAAATATTCAATTGCATATAAGTTATGATAAAGTACACAATTCAGTCTTTGTAATAAATTCCAACCTGTTTTCACAGTAAAGTCAACTCAAGCTAGATGACGCtctcatttttaaattgtaaaatctgTGTGTTATTTGGAACCCCTAGATAGCACAAAACAAACCTCTAAATCTGGTGCCACACACAGGGATAAGTGAATAAGCCCTTTTgactacaaatattttatatacagtactgtgcaaaagtctttggccactagtattttcaccaacaaaaatgtttttaagtcagttgtttctatcttttgctgtagtgtgtcagtagtaaatatcagtttacatttccaaacattatttttgccattaaatgtaataatctagtgagatttttgtttgcacaaggagtttgacaacagagatctgatctcatcatcatccagtctgtctggaataacatgaagaaacagaacaaactgagaccgactcaatccagaagaactgtggcaatgtctccaaaatgctTCAAGAACCTGCAAAGTTTttggcacttgtgtaaaaatgctgtatggGGGGGATGCCTTAAAAAatataatgccataaatagattttattaataaactTCTATTAACtttactaaattaaatcaacatttagtATAACCACACTATGCagtaaaaaagcttttgtcctaggtgcacctgtgcattgttttttcatgttttggagacattgccacagttcttctggattgagtcggtctcagtttgttctgtttcttcatgttattccagacagactggatgatgatgagatcagatctctgttgtcagactccttgtgcaaacaaaaatctcactagatcattacatttaatggcaaaaataatgtttggaaatgtaaactgatatttactgatGACACACTACAACAAAACATTGGTATAACTGACAATTTTGttattggtgaaaatactagtggcctaagacttttgcacagtactgtatatgtgtttAAAAGAGAGATTGGAAACGAGTTTGGTGCACTATTTGATTTAggatatgaaaatgaaataatggACAGTGCCAGCTTTATTGAAATGCATGAGCTTTTGCACTTTAAACTTTGAATTTAAAGAAAGGTTTTGGTAAAAAGCCAATTAGGAATAAATTCCATCGATTCCTgagaatatttttaataatttgtatatttgCTTGGGAAATATTTAGCATTGGCTATGTTACGCAAAGATATATAGCTATAATTTTCTTTTAGAAAATAACCTAACATCATTTATGTGGCTTAACACCCAACATTTTTTTATACTCTAATATTAAggctttaatttaaaaagtaaaacagaACAGGAGGTTTAAATCCTCAAAATACATTGTAAACTTGCTAACAAATAGTTAGGAGTAGTAGGATTTTACCTAAAGTGTTAGTGTTCAGCACTTAATGTACTCACATTCAACTAAAAGCAACTAAAGTGAACAGAATCTagttacaagtaaaaaaaaatattatagtattatttatagTCAGTTACGGTGTGCTTGAGCAGAGAAATGTTCTTATGATATGTAAGACCTTTGAAACCGTTTGTCATTTTAATGCATATCTCATGTTCTGCCCTTTTAGACCATTGAGAAACAGACACAGGCTGTAGCCTAGATGTGCTTTTAGGAGATGATGTCCAGCATATTTTCCTGGAGTGTTATGAAACTTGATGGATTTTTTGGGGAGCAGTGGAAGGGTAGAGAAGAGATGTTAGCATTATAGTGTGACCCAGTCATTATAAAATGCAACATCTTTCTCGAATTCTGGTTGCCAaactttttctcttcttttttccatttttctctttGCCATCTTCCATTTTTCTGGCTCTGATTTCACGCATAAGATCAAAAAACACCTGGAGAGATTACAAAGGTTGTATGAATGTATCATTAGTTCTGCTAATAATACTGATTCATTGTACTTAgtgaagggatagtttacccaaaaaatgaaagtttgtcatcatttactcgcacTCACATCATCAAAAACATGTATTACTGACAGCCTGAAGCACAAAAGATATTTCTACATCAAATTCAGTGGGggccaattaattttttttaaggctgTCATTGTTAATGCATGCAATTAATTTTACAATCCTTagcatgttaaaataatttaatgcaattaaagggatacttcaccccaaaatgaaaattttgtcattaatcacttagaccccccccccccccacacacacactgttccaaacccgtaaaagattagtttgtcttcagaacacaatttaaaatattttagatgaaaaccgggaggcttgtgactgtcccattaactgcaaagtaaaataaactgtcaaggtccagaaaagtatgaaagacctCATCATAATAGTCCAtcctgccatcagtggttcaaccgtaatgttatgaaaagacgaaaatactttttgtacgcaaaataaaaagagactttattcaacaattgatctcctctgtgtctctgccTCCccatagtgccattttggagaatatctgtTGAACGCAAGCAccttacactcttctgtgtcagccacgacACATGGATATGGTTTCTACATgcatttacgctttgatttgaatgaaaacagcacaTCTGTGCAGCGCGGCTAAAACAGAAGAACATGCATAGTTTGCGTTCAGCAgatgttctccaaaatggcactacgaTACAGAGATACAGaggagattaatttttttttttttttgcgtacaaACAGTATTCTACGCTTCATattgttacggttgaaccactgatggcagatagaCTAGAGGCAGAtagatgtctttctttcttttctggaCCTCAACAGTGTAATTTACCTGGCAGTTcatgggacagtcacaaacctcccggttttcatccaaaatatataaaattgtgttccgaagatgaacaaagcttttatgggtttggaatgacgtgggggtaagtgattaatgaaacttttcattttggggtggagtatccctttaaagcaaaAATGCTGGATACAgcaaattataacaaaataaacatttgaagcaAGATAAATGGTCTATGAAGTGTGTGATTAATCAtgtttaatcacagaaaaaaggtgtgactatttaaaatttttatccaTTGATAGccctagtttttttttattttttagtttgaacattcttcaaaatatcatcttttaaaTTACACATTGGAAAATGTCATGCAGGCTTGAAACAACATGTAGGTAAATAAAAAATGacgtttttcatttttgggtgaactatacctcaAAGTATTACATGTAATGGTTGCAAAACCAGTTTTTGCAAGGCCTACCTTATCTACGTTGGCACGGGTTTTGGCAGAAGTCTCGACATAGCTGACTGCCCACTGATCTGCTCTGGCCTTGGCCTCCTCCACTCCGACCTGCCGTCGGTCCTCCAAGTCAGACTTATTTCCCACCAGCAGGAAAGGTACGTTCTCCTCCTCCTTCACTCGAAGGATCTGTTCTCTAAAATTTAGAGGTAAAATGAGAAAGCTCTGGATATGTTTTGCTGCACGAACATGATAATTAGCCAAGCTTTTGATTTCTACTGTGCAAGACCAGTATTGTGTTAAACACCGGTTTCTAAGTCATCTGTCTACCTGAAATCAGCAGTAGCAGCAAAGGATTCAGATTCTGTGATGGAAAACATGCAGAGAAATCCCTCTCCGCTGCGGAAGTAGTTGTCCCGAATGGCAGCGTAGTCCTCCTGTCCAGCTGTGTCGAGGATGTCGATCTGGACCTCCTCTCCATCCAGAACCACCTTTTTTCTGTAGCTGTCAGCTTTGGTGGGCTCATAGTCttcaacaaacttgaaaaaaaaacagcataattaAACTTCGTAGTTAACCTCAATTTACACATGATGTGAAATCCCTAAACATTAAGTCTTACCTCATCATACATGAATTGCAGTGTTAATGCTGACTTCCCCACGCCACCGCTGCCCACCATTATCACTTTGTGAAGGGCCAAAGCATTCTTGTTAGCAGCCATGGCTTCAGGAAATGAGAGATGGGTGGCAGTGCAGTGAAGTAGTGAGAAATCAGAGGTAGGTGGGTATTAAGGGAAACCTATAAGGAAGAACTTTGAGAAGAACAGAGTAGATGTTAATGCTTGTGTGGTTGTTTATACAGCAGCAACTATTTTAGTCATACAGGAACAATTACCGTCAttcattactaataataatatacctGCACCCTTTCAAGTGAGTCAAACATGTTTGGGGTGTTACTTATGAATAATCAGCTTTGTCTCGTTCACATCATTCATTCAgcttatgatgatgatgataacacagacttactttctTCTCGATCCCCTGAAAAAATGCTAAGACAATGAGGTTTCTCATGAAAGCTAGCACAGCATTTGTCAGTTCCCTTCCTAACTGACATCATTGCTCACTAGAATGAAGGAAGAACACAAACTCATCAGTTCTCCTAAAGAACTGTTGATGGTTTGCCCAAAAAtttaagttctgtcatcatttactcaccctcatgtcattccaaacctgtgtgactttcttttgtggaacatgaaagaagacattttgaagaatgttgtcagccaaacagttttggtgaccatttaattccattgtatggacaaacaAGTTAACAGCCAATGGTATATTTCTCCaaatatcatcttttatgttccacaaagaATGTTTGGAATCAcatagtgagtaaatgatggcggaatttaatttttttgaagggGAACACCCCTTTAAATCTTCCTATCAAATGTAATCCATGTGGAATCAATGGATTACATATTGCCAAATAAATCACTTACAGATAATGCTCAGTATCAGGCAACTGTCCAGATTGTGAGACTATAGTTCATAGGTGTAATCCGATTGTATGTAATaagtttgtacaaaaaaaaaaaaaaaaaaaaaactctgaaaaccTGAAATCATAGGCGGAGTCTAGTATTATTGCTGTTGACTCAAGTGCAGACTGCTACCAACAGCAgttgttttagttgtttttttgttttactccCTTTACACAGCTCTTCTGTGGTGTATATAGAGAGGGTGTGACTATGTTCACATGATTAACACCATATTAACAAGCTTGTTGGTACAAagagtcagaaaaaaaaattgaatggaaAATGTAAATGAGCACTTGACTAATGGGGCATCACATTTTTATAAAGGTACCTCAGCAGGATTTTGTTTGTGGCCCTGGTTCAGTCTAATAACAGACAAGAATGTTACAGGGTTGCAAAGTGACGGAGTGAAGTGAATATCTCTGAACCAAAGACTATGGTTTTGAACTGTTGGTAAATATTTGGATATGTTGAAATGACCTTCTTTTAATTCATAAAGATTGCAAGGTCAGAGGAAACAAGTGAGAGCACCTTTTCAGAAGATATCCTGTGcttcaaaattaatattttctgtcATTATAGCGGTATATTTACTAATTAGCCTTTCAAAACAGACCACGCATCATGTCTGAGTATACAATACATAtcaattataattaaatacacccccattatatataatagtaatatatattttatctataatatatattattatatatatatattatatatataataatatatattatagatggatggataggtagATAAAGTACAAAGTTGTCCATTTAAGGGAACAGCTTTTGTATCCCTAAAGCTACAATAATTTGACAGACTGTAGATCACAGATATGTATAAGGTATCAAACAACATGAATAGTCACACATGTTCTCCAATGGCCTTTAGCAGAAGCAACctcatttaaaatctaaaatacgTGTTGTAGGTTTCACTATAATGTAAATATGCCAAAATATTTTACGAACAGGGCGCGGACTGCGGAGGACCTACCGCTGtggcaaataaataaactaacttGGTTTGGTGATCCATTCCACGACAACTGAACAATGGCTACAATACTTGCGCGATATTTGACACCTGTTCCGTTCGTACAGTCGTTTACAGGAAAGCAAGACTCGCGTGGATTGTATTAATTCATTCAACAGCCGCTAGAGAGTGAATTGTTCTAATGCAGGGGTTCTATCATTCAAAAAGGGGATCGCCCACCACCTTGTTTCAGAAAGTGCTCATTGATACAGTTAATGACAGCTGCTGAGTTAGCAGTCTAATGTTTACTCAATTGTGTCGAAATGACATACACGAGGGGCTCTTGTAGTTCGCGAGCACTCGGGAGTAAAATCTCGAGTGATTTtccttttatatttaaatactgaCAGCGCGCTAACTGCCACTTCCGTGTTTAAGGGAGGATTTGGTTTTTAGCACTCGACTGCTAACAGGAAAAACGTACCGCTTGAGAACTTATAACGTGGTTGTATAACAAACCGTCCAACAAAGTAAACGAATGGCAGTGTGCTGTTTACAGTAAACGTGATAGAAAAAGTGTGTACAAATCAGATACTTACCAAATGAACAGGTACTCGTGTGTTCGACGTCTTGTTAGCTTTGCTTCAGTTCATGACTCGGAAGGGAGCAGCACTACTGACAGCTTCGGCTGGCTGGGCTTGGTCTTCACGCAGACTGGTTACATGTAAACAAAGGAAATATGTATCGTATGCTAAGATCTGAGCTTGTTAAATAATGCCATATAACTTGATGGGTTACTTCTCCATTATACATTTCTCTCTCAACTACAATTAGTTTTAGGGTTGTTTTAAAACTGCTTGTAATTCCAGGGCCATCTTGCCGATAATACGTCTACAGTATAGGGTTTACAGTACAGACTCAAACTAGCATGTTGTGTTTTACGATGTCACCACCTTAACAAAATTGTCCGCTTAATGGTCAGCTGGCTAACCGTACAGTAGTTGCCTGTCTCTTACTGAAGGCCATAATGATGGTAAAATAGGACTGTGATATCAGTGACTTTCTAGTTCCTCTCAAATAGAATCATAACTATTGAAATGAATAGGAagttattttatgaaatattaaaatatttatctcAATCTGAATTTCATTGTGCAAGGTGTCATGTCATGAAGCATCTACACATATATTATACTAGAGCTGGCCTtacttttgcattttttatttttaatcaatcagTCTTGACGTTCATGGATCTATGAAGTCAGTTCCcctcaagttcacacaggtgtcctagAATAATAAGCACAGCTGTAGTTCATATTAACAATAAACGTCTTTCAAAACCAGAAAGTGTTGAAttctttataaattaatttttaaaataaatgtcagtcacttgttttaatattaataaatataattttagcaGCTATCTTCATTCATTGCCAAATGATCTGTCAGGAATCATTCtgattggtgctcaagaaacatcatcattatcagtgttgataACTGCTGCTCAGTATTTTGGTGGAAACCAGGATACATTTCTTTCAGGAATCTTGaatgaaaagttcaaaagaaaaccaCAACATAATGTCAGGGAACCACAAGGAGATATTCTTCATGAGGTAAAGTCATTTGAAGAGTTTATTTAGTACTCTTATGAAAATTTGTCACCAGAAGATCAGGTTTGTGAAAagaaattgaaataataataataaaaccctgAGGCATGTAGACGAGAGCTTTGAAAAGAAAGTATACTTCTCTGTTTAAACACTGTTTTGACACTATATTTTTGATATAATCATACATTTGGTTAATTTGACATCTCTGCTGGCTTTGCATTGAATTACATTTGAGGCACTAAGCTCACTTAGTTTACATAAAGATTGCTGAGTGTCTGTATCCAACCAGCCATACAATTTATTTGCGACTATACAGTAGTGCCTCTCACGAGTGTCTGGCTTTAAGAATGATAAATAACTCTAGCCATCTCTCATACAATAACTGTCCATATCTTATACAATAACCTCCTGACATTCAGTCATATTGGAGTTGCTCTCCATTCTTTCCCCTCAGTGAGTGCACGAGGTTGGTGGATAAACACGCTGTATCGCACACCCTGGTTAGCAGCAGCGCGAACGAATCCGCTATTCGCAGTCATAGTGATGGCCTGCAAGGTGTCCCCTGTCCCAAAGATCATCAGTGATCTATGATTCACCTTTGAGCTCGTAACTAAGCGTTTGGTGCGCTCAGACGGCTGATCCGGAACTACTTTAAGCCTGGCCAGCAGCTCCTTGGCTCTGCATTTTTCTCCCGGGCCTCCTAACGTATCCAAGATCACCTGGAAATCCTCAACCGCGGAATGACAAGCAAACAGCTCTTTTCCCTTCATGAATTCCTCTAGCCGGGGCAGGACCTTCTCTTGGCATTCCTGTGTGGCCTGTTCAGTCAGCACCACTTCCTTAAAAGTGAAGTGACAGTTGCCGTGGCTGA includes:
- the LOC132155012 gene encoding ras-related protein Ral-A-like — translated: MAANKNALALHKVIMVGSGGVGKSALTLQFMYDEFVEDYEPTKADSYRKKVVLDGEEVQIDILDTAGQEDYAAIRDNYFRSGEGFLCMFSITESESFAATADFREQILRVKEEENVPFLLVGNKSDLEDRRQVGVEEAKARADQWAVSYVETSAKTRANVDKVFFDLMREIRARKMEDGKEKNGKKKRKSLATRIRERCCIL